The Desulfomicrobium orale DSM 12838 genome includes a window with the following:
- the cas10 gene encoding type III-A CRISPR-associated protein Cas10/Csm1, whose translation MVRTEMEILVLSALLHDIGKLAQRARRPKSVDLEGEYCPVSQGGRPSHLHVLYSDYFIENDLPLPPELEPCRSRIARLASAHHKPAGDNLMEQVLSRADRLSAGMDRARQEEDAGDYMTARLLSAFSQIRFSENGGAPRKYHALAPIEEDPFPTDLDEARKTGYPELFDTFLEGLGAIPRDMGVRHYLSSLVSLLERYTWCIPSSTYKTEPDISLYDHAVTTAAIAQALFVYHHHHGDMPGSGDTQKFILMGGDLSGIQSYIFGIEKSHGTGVAKLLRARSFHLQALTHSVILTFLERAELFPLARIMDAGGRFILLLPAVPKVEALLPAFADEVQAWFLDEFKGRLSLNLSHAVRMSEKDFELAVFSRRLDEFFDQLEARKMRKFSSLLEAGRSPVAGREDEDFSSGACAVCQINPVSDAASARYEQQTGKPAGLCGQCEAQISRIGGRLPTAPFALFSGTPSPNGVQLFGGIWLHFMEEADRRHKDALDILNLRDRTRFTGHAIAGHLPRFAPGDDTRWKEEGRQTDQEEEIRSGAPKTFTHLAQEARIADGQGGLRGKAFLGAFKADVDNLGLLFSIGFGDRLSLSRFAGLSRMLNHFFAEVMTGMIRDNRLYNDIYTVFAGGDDLFLIGPWHQMMDFAEELAAEFRRYVADNSDITLSAGIFVAKPALPANTIARNAEILLDESKNYRSTDGNGRTKNAVTALGVTAGWEEYSRLSRKGLWLEELALGGGIPSGLLRRLMGYADDCAAFSSGRGGRRSGMYRSHMRYDFARNLNGKVLAEKDREELEALGTDPETLKRMRLAISYALYRMRTE comes from the coding sequence ATGGTACGGACTGAAATGGAGATTCTGGTTCTTTCCGCCTTGCTGCACGATATCGGCAAGCTCGCCCAGCGTGCGCGGCGGCCCAAAAGCGTCGATCTGGAAGGCGAATATTGCCCGGTCTCCCAAGGGGGCAGGCCGAGCCACCTGCATGTTCTGTACAGCGATTATTTCATCGAAAACGATCTGCCGCTCCCTCCGGAGCTGGAGCCCTGCAGATCGCGTATCGCGCGGCTGGCCTCGGCTCACCACAAGCCTGCGGGAGACAACCTGATGGAGCAGGTTCTCTCCAGGGCGGACCGCCTGTCCGCAGGCATGGATCGAGCCCGGCAGGAGGAGGACGCGGGTGATTACATGACCGCCCGGCTGCTCTCGGCTTTTTCGCAGATACGTTTTTCGGAAAACGGCGGTGCCCCCAGAAAATACCACGCCCTGGCCCCCATCGAGGAAGATCCTTTCCCCACGGATTTGGACGAGGCCCGCAAAACCGGCTATCCGGAATTGTTCGACACCTTTCTCGAAGGACTTGGCGCGATCCCGCGGGACATGGGCGTCAGGCACTATCTTTCTTCTCTTGTTTCCCTTCTGGAGCGCTACACCTGGTGCATCCCCTCCTCCACTTACAAGACCGAACCGGACATTTCGCTCTACGACCACGCCGTGACCACCGCGGCCATAGCCCAGGCCCTGTTCGTGTACCATCACCACCACGGCGACATGCCCGGCTCCGGGGACACGCAGAAATTCATTCTCATGGGGGGTGATCTCTCGGGCATCCAGTCCTATATCTTCGGCATCGAAAAATCGCACGGTACCGGCGTGGCCAAGCTGCTTCGCGCCCGGTCCTTTCATCTGCAGGCTCTCACCCATTCGGTCATTCTCACCTTTCTGGAACGGGCGGAGCTTTTTCCCCTGGCCAGAATCATGGACGCCGGCGGACGCTTCATCCTGCTTTTGCCCGCGGTGCCCAAGGTCGAGGCACTGCTGCCTGCGTTCGCCGACGAGGTGCAGGCATGGTTTCTTGATGAATTCAAGGGCCGTCTGTCTCTCAACCTGAGTCATGCGGTGCGGATGAGTGAAAAGGATTTTGAACTGGCCGTTTTCAGCCGGCGGCTCGATGAATTTTTCGACCAGCTGGAAGCGCGGAAGATGAGAAAATTCTCCAGTCTGCTGGAAGCAGGGCGCTCTCCCGTGGCGGGCCGCGAGGATGAGGATTTCTCGTCCGGAGCCTGCGCGGTCTGCCAGATCAACCCGGTGTCGGACGCGGCCAGCGCCCGCTATGAACAGCAGACCGGCAAACCCGCCGGGCTCTGCGGACAGTGCGAAGCCCAGATCAGCCGGATCGGCGGGCGGCTGCCGACAGCGCCATTCGCCCTTTTCTCCGGCACCCCGTCACCAAACGGCGTGCAGCTGTTCGGCGGGATATGGCTCCATTTCATGGAAGAAGCCGACAGACGGCACAAGGACGCCCTGGACATTCTGAACCTGCGCGACCGGACCCGGTTCACGGGTCACGCCATCGCGGGACACCTGCCCAGATTCGCCCCCGGCGATGATACCAGATGGAAAGAGGAAGGCCGCCAGACCGACCAGGAGGAAGAAATCAGGTCCGGAGCCCCGAAGACCTTCACCCATCTGGCCCAGGAGGCGCGTATTGCCGACGGCCAGGGCGGACTGCGCGGCAAGGCTTTTCTCGGAGCCTTCAAGGCCGACGTGGACAATCTGGGGCTGCTTTTCAGCATCGGGTTCGGGGACAGGCTCTCTCTGTCCCGGTTCGCGGGCCTCTCCCGGATGCTCAATCATTTCTTTGCCGAGGTCATGACCGGCATGATCCGCGATAACCGGCTCTACAACGACATATACACGGTGTTCGCCGGGGGCGACGATCTTTTCCTCATCGGCCCCTGGCACCAGATGATGGATTTCGCGGAAGAACTGGCGGCGGAGTTCCGGCGCTATGTCGCGGACAACAGCGACATTACGCTGTCCGCGGGCATTTTTGTCGCCAAGCCCGCCCTGCCCGCCAACACCATTGCCCGCAACGCGGAAATCCTGCTGGACGAGTCCAAAAACTACCGGAGTACGGACGGAAACGGCCGGACCAAAAATGCCGTGACCGCGCTGGGCGTGACCGCCGGATGGGAGGAATATTCCAGACTCAGTCGCAAGGGCCTGTGGCTTGAAGAACTTGCCCTTGGCGGCGGCATCCCTTCGGGGCTGCTGCGGCGGCTCATGGGCTACGCCGACGATTGCGCGGCCTTTTCGAGCGGCCGGGGTGGACGCCGCAGCGGCATGTACCGCTCACACATGCGTTACGACTTCGCCAGAAATCTGAACGGCAAGGTCCTTGCGGAAAAGGACCGGGAAGAACTGGAGGCCCTGGGTACGGATCCGGAAACCCTGAAACGGATGCGGCTGGCCATTTCCTATGCACTCTACAGAATGCGGACAGAATAA
- the cas6 gene encoding CRISPR system precrRNA processing endoribonuclease RAMP protein Cas6 has protein sequence MRFGRYFITVRAEDDILLPGYLGSTLRGAFGTALKTSMCGNLSRDCGSCGIAKRCLYAKTFEPKFLPDGVNLRGMEPPPAYVLEPPSEHLSRLGRGESLSFNLLLFGEANSCLPFFLNAFEMMGRRGIGRRGNGPGGGRFVLQEVGQKPGVNLFDPETGRLATEPVAGHIRLREAPSGAFWTLTAALRTPLRLKFHSQLQDTLPFHVLVRAALRRVSAVFAVHGNGEPDLEYARLAAEAAQVRTLSCKLRWLDWERYSNRQKRRMMLGGMVGTVRYAGVPGEYLPVLEMAGLLHLGKQSTFGLGKLEMVWRPEPADGLRITGKADDEED, from the coding sequence ATGCGTTTCGGGCGATATTTCATCACAGTCCGCGCTGAAGACGACATCCTGCTGCCGGGCTACCTCGGCTCCACCCTGCGCGGGGCCTTTGGAACGGCCCTGAAGACCTCCATGTGCGGCAATCTGTCCCGCGACTGCGGAAGCTGCGGCATTGCCAAAAGATGCCTCTACGCCAAAACCTTCGAGCCCAAATTTCTCCCCGACGGCGTAAATCTTCGGGGTATGGAGCCGCCTCCGGCCTACGTTCTCGAACCTCCTTCTGAACATTTATCCCGCCTTGGCAGAGGCGAATCCCTGTCTTTCAATCTGCTTCTGTTTGGCGAAGCCAATTCCTGTCTGCCGTTTTTTCTGAACGCCTTTGAGATGATGGGACGGCGGGGCATTGGCAGACGCGGGAATGGACCGGGTGGCGGACGCTTTGTACTGCAGGAAGTCGGGCAGAAGCCGGGCGTCAACCTTTTTGACCCGGAAACCGGGCGGCTGGCCACCGAGCCCGTAGCTGGTCATATACGGCTGCGGGAAGCTCCTTCCGGCGCTTTTTGGACCCTGACGGCCGCCCTGCGGACTCCTTTGCGGTTGAAGTTTCACAGCCAGCTTCAGGACACGCTTCCTTTTCACGTGCTTGTCCGGGCGGCGCTGCGCAGAGTCTCGGCCGTTTTCGCCGTTCACGGAAACGGCGAACCCGATCTGGAATATGCCCGTCTCGCGGCCGAAGCCGCCCAGGTGCGAACCCTTTCCTGCAAGCTGCGGTGGCTGGATTGGGAGCGGTATTCCAACCGGCAGAAACGCCGGATGATGCTGGGCGGCATGGTCGGCACGGTCCGCTATGCGGGCGTACCCGGAGAGTATTTGCCGGTACTGGAAATGGCGGGCCTCCTGCATCTGGGAAAACAATCAACTTTCGGGCTGGGTAAACTGGAGATGGTCTGGCGGCCGGAGCCTGCGGATGGTCTTCGGATTACCGGCAAAGCAGACGACGAGGAGGATTGA
- a CDS encoding sigma-54-dependent transcriptional regulator, giving the protein MSIFNSIEILVVDDEANIRKLFEREMASPGRTIHTVGSAAEAMEHLRRHYCDVIILDIRLPDSNGLELMSQLETMPNVAIILITGHADVDSAVGAMKNGAYDYITKPFSLERMEQVIEKAYQKVRLQRENDLLRHSTGHKPSPKFIGHSKAVQHVRFLIEKAAPTDIPVLFTGESGTGKNVAAAALHAQSRRADQPLIVKNCGAFDKELLRSELFGYCKGAFTGAGQSQDGLLSLAHKATLFFDEVGELTLELQAALLRLLETQHFRRVGDREERCVDVRFIFATNKDLAEEVRAGRFHDAFYHRINVFRVELPPLRERREDIPALVEYFLASLPKDGRTYKISPGAMQRLMDNPWPGNVRELKNIIERGMILAENDLINVQALPFFPQEGREERKDGFLTLEELERSHISMVMHALGGNKSQAARILGIGRKTLYRKLEEYGLG; this is encoded by the coding sequence ATGAGCATCTTCAACTCCATCGAAATCCTCGTCGTGGACGACGAAGCCAACATCCGCAAGCTGTTCGAACGCGAAATGGCTTCGCCGGGCCGGACCATCCACACCGTGGGCAGTGCGGCCGAAGCCATGGAGCACCTGCGCCGGCACTACTGCGACGTGATCATTCTGGACATCCGTCTGCCGGACTCCAACGGCCTGGAACTCATGTCCCAGCTGGAAACCATGCCCAACGTGGCCATCATCCTGATCACCGGCCATGCGGACGTGGATAGCGCCGTGGGGGCCATGAAGAACGGCGCCTACGACTACATCACCAAGCCGTTCTCACTGGAACGCATGGAGCAGGTCATCGAGAAGGCCTACCAGAAGGTCCGCCTGCAGCGCGAAAACGACCTGCTGCGGCACAGCACCGGACACAAGCCCTCGCCCAAGTTCATCGGCCATTCCAAGGCCGTGCAGCATGTCCGTTTTCTGATCGAAAAAGCCGCGCCCACGGATATCCCGGTGCTGTTCACCGGCGAGTCGGGCACGGGCAAAAACGTGGCCGCGGCCGCCCTGCACGCGCAGAGCAGGCGCGCCGATCAGCCCCTCATCGTCAAGAACTGCGGCGCCTTCGACAAGGAACTGCTGCGCAGCGAACTTTTCGGCTACTGCAAAGGCGCGTTCACCGGGGCCGGGCAAAGCCAGGACGGCCTGCTGTCTCTGGCCCACAAGGCCACGCTCTTCTTCGACGAGGTGGGAGAACTGACTCTGGAATTGCAGGCCGCCCTGCTGCGCCTGCTGGAGACACAGCATTTCCGGCGGGTGGGAGACCGGGAGGAACGCTGCGTGGACGTGCGTTTCATTTTCGCCACCAACAAGGACCTGGCGGAAGAAGTGCGGGCCGGGCGTTTCCATGACGCTTTCTACCACCGCATCAACGTGTTCCGCGTGGAACTTCCGCCGCTGCGTGAACGGCGGGAAGACATCCCCGCCCTGGTGGAATACTTTCTCGCGTCCCTGCCCAAGGACGGCCGGACCTACAAAATCTCGCCGGGAGCCATGCAGCGGCTGATGGACAACCCCTGGCCGGGCAATGTCCGGGAACTGAAGAACATCATCGAACGGGGCATGATTCTGGCCGAAAACGACCTGATCAACGTCCAGGCACTCCCCTTTTTCCCCCAGGAAGGACGGGAAGAGCGAAAGGACGGCTTTCTGACCCTGGAGGAGCTCGAGCGGTCCCACATCAGCATGGTCATGCATGCTCTGGGGGGCAACAAGTCGCAGGCGGCGCGGATTCTGGGCATCGGCCGCAAGACCCTTTACCGCAAACTGGAGGAATACGGGCTGGGATAG
- a CDS encoding two-component system sensor histidine kinase NtrB codes for MSPTKLSDIIGPEYTKLGFFREVQEKMAELETYNAELEHKKQENQDILNGIMDILAVVSPDYRILYTNKVFHQYFDVPNPERRHCYEVFRDRQGPCLECPLRTALQTGKPDRIARIDTSSGRTTHFEVSASPIFDDRGRVRNVLIVKRDVTLEKEYQAKFHQAEKMATVGLLAAGVAHEINNPLTAISGFSEAMKRRIPKLRHLAREAADRDMVDSFEEYASIILEECNRCRDIVGSLLSFSSKKAMKLDTLDLNVLVQDTLRILQHQIKLRPGIALVQHLHPEPLVIRGAQGDLKQVLLNLILNAMDAIEDEGTITISACRETEGHALLIVEDTGQGIEPEVLGKLFLPFFTTKTKGHSIGIGLSICYNVIQNHGGEIRVCSDPGKGSIFRVSLPLSRRTSRDLA; via the coding sequence ATGAGCCCCACCAAGCTCAGCGACATCATCGGTCCGGAATACACCAAGCTCGGATTTTTCCGCGAAGTGCAGGAAAAGATGGCCGAGCTGGAAACCTACAACGCAGAGCTGGAGCACAAGAAGCAGGAAAATCAGGACATCCTGAACGGCATCATGGACATTCTGGCCGTTGTTTCCCCGGACTACCGCATTCTCTACACCAACAAGGTCTTTCACCAGTATTTCGACGTCCCGAACCCCGAAAGGCGGCACTGTTACGAGGTCTTCCGGGACCGTCAGGGCCCCTGTCTGGAATGTCCCCTGCGCACCGCCCTGCAAACCGGCAAGCCGGACCGCATCGCCCGCATCGACACCAGTTCCGGCCGGACCACGCATTTTGAAGTGTCGGCGTCTCCCATCTTCGATGACAGGGGCCGGGTCCGCAACGTGCTCATCGTCAAACGGGACGTGACTCTGGAAAAGGAATATCAGGCCAAATTCCACCAGGCCGAGAAAATGGCCACCGTGGGTCTGCTCGCGGCCGGCGTAGCCCACGAGATCAACAACCCCCTGACGGCCATCAGCGGCTTTTCCGAAGCCATGAAGCGGCGCATCCCCAAGCTGCGTCATCTGGCCCGTGAAGCTGCGGACCGGGACATGGTGGACAGTTTCGAGGAATACGCGAGCATCATTCTGGAGGAATGCAACCGCTGCCGGGACATCGTGGGCAGCCTGCTCTCTTTCAGCAGCAAAAAGGCCATGAAGCTGGACACGCTCGATCTCAACGTGCTGGTCCAGGACACGCTGCGCATTCTCCAGCACCAGATCAAACTCCGGCCGGGCATCGCTCTGGTTCAGCACCTGCATCCCGAACCTCTCGTGATCCGGGGCGCTCAGGGAGACCTGAAGCAGGTCCTGCTCAACCTGATCCTGAACGCCATGGACGCCATCGAGGACGAGGGAACCATCACCATCAGCGCCTGCCGGGAAACGGAAGGGCACGCCCTGCTCATCGTGGAAGACACGGGACAGGGCATCGAACCGGAGGTGCTGGGAAAGCTCTTCCTCCCCTTTTTCACCACCAAGACCAAAGGGCACAGCATCGGCATCGGCCTGTCCATCTGCTACAACGTCATCCAGAACCACGGCGGGGAAATCCGCGTCTGCAGCGATCCGGGCAAGGGCTCAATCTTCAGGGTCAGCCTTCCCCTTTCCCGCCGAACATCCCGGGACCTCGCATGA
- a CDS encoding iron-containing alcohol dehydrogenase, giving the protein MDIRKFSLPEIIFGHGSRRYTGLYARQLGGKRVFVVTDRGLEQAGWAHRLFEVLESSGLGWVCYDRVSSNPRDTEVHEGAKLYREEGADVIVALGGGSPMDTAKGVAAVVSNGGVIQNYEGANLILNPLPPMIFLPSTAGSGSDVSQFAIITDARRRVKMSLISRSLTPNVSIIDPDMLSTANDKLILSSAVDALAHAVESYVSLIAHPLTETLALKAIHLILENIFPALKDREPEALENLSVAATSAGMSFSNASLGACHAIAHSLGGFFDTTHGMVHPALLPAVMAYNLPACERKSAVIGEIILGRRLSSDAQTGQAGIDRLREIFRELGAVVRLREMVDDDAAFPQICETAVRDACLLTNPRPATAGDLLAICREVW; this is encoded by the coding sequence ATGGACATCCGCAAGTTTTCTCTTCCGGAGATCATCTTCGGACACGGCAGCAGGCGTTACACGGGTCTCTACGCCCGGCAGCTGGGAGGAAAGAGGGTATTCGTGGTTACGGACCGCGGCCTGGAACAGGCCGGATGGGCACACAGGCTCTTCGAAGTTCTTGAAAGCTCCGGCCTGGGCTGGGTCTGTTACGACAGGGTCAGCTCCAACCCCCGCGACACCGAAGTCCACGAAGGCGCGAAGCTGTACAGGGAGGAAGGAGCGGACGTCATCGTGGCCCTGGGCGGAGGCAGCCCCATGGACACGGCCAAAGGCGTGGCCGCGGTGGTCAGCAACGGCGGCGTCATTCAGAACTACGAGGGGGCCAATCTCATCCTGAATCCGCTGCCGCCCATGATCTTTCTGCCGTCCACAGCCGGAAGCGGGTCCGACGTTTCTCAGTTCGCCATCATCACCGACGCACGGCGCAGAGTGAAGATGTCCCTCATCAGCCGGTCCCTCACGCCCAACGTCTCCATCATCGACCCGGACATGCTGTCCACGGCGAACGACAAACTGATCCTGTCTTCGGCCGTGGACGCGCTGGCCCATGCCGTGGAGTCCTACGTGTCCCTCATCGCTCATCCCCTGACTGAGACCCTGGCCCTGAAGGCCATCCATCTCATTCTGGAAAACATCTTCCCCGCTCTCAAAGACCGGGAACCGGAGGCTCTGGAGAACCTGTCCGTGGCCGCCACGTCCGCAGGCATGAGCTTCAGCAACGCAAGTCTCGGGGCCTGTCACGCCATAGCCCATTCCCTGGGAGGCTTCTTCGACACCACCCACGGCATGGTCCACCCTGCTCTGCTCCCGGCCGTCATGGCCTACAATCTTCCCGCCTGTGAACGGAAAAGCGCGGTCATCGGCGAAATCATTCTGGGCCGGAGGCTGTCTTCCGACGCCCAGACGGGGCAGGCCGGAATAGATCGCCTCCGGGAGATCTTCCGGGAGCTGGGCGCGGTGGTCCGGCTTCGGGAAATGGTGGACGACGATGCCGCCTTCCCCCAGATTTGCGAGACAGCCGTCAGGGACGCCTGCCTGCTGACTAATCCGCGTCCGGCCACAGCCGGAGATCTGCTGGCCATCTGCCGGGAGGTGTGGTGA
- a CDS encoding iron-containing alcohol dehydrogenase, producing MAVQEMVYGFFIPSVTLIGIGAAKQIPEKVKALGGSKPLVVTDKGITACGLIKQITDLLDAQGMKYEVYDETVPNPTDKNVHDGVDIYRKKKCDSLISLGGGSSHDCGKGIGLVVSNGGKIHDFEGLDKSTKPMPPYLAVNTTAGTASEMTRFCIITDTSRKVKMAIVDWRVAPGVAIDDPNLMVGMPPALTAATGMDALTHAVEAYVSTMATPMTDACAQKAIEIISEFLRKAVANGTDIEAREAMCFAQFLAGMAFNNASLGYVHAMAHQLGGFYDLPHGECNAILLPHVSRANMNAKMERYAAIAKFMGRYTDGMSFRVAAEKCFQGIEQLAKDIGIPEGLVALGKKYGKDVRKEDIPVMTANAQKDACALTNPRKMNDADVAAIYEAAM from the coding sequence ATGGCTGTTCAGGAAATGGTGTACGGTTTTTTTATTCCCAGTGTCACATTGATCGGCATCGGCGCGGCCAAACAGATTCCCGAAAAGGTCAAGGCTCTGGGCGGGAGCAAACCTCTGGTGGTCACGGACAAGGGTATCACGGCCTGCGGCCTGATCAAGCAGATTACGGACCTTCTGGATGCGCAGGGCATGAAGTACGAGGTGTACGATGAGACCGTGCCCAATCCCACGGACAAAAACGTTCACGACGGCGTGGACATTTACAGGAAGAAAAAGTGCGATTCCCTCATTTCTCTGGGCGGCGGCAGTTCCCATGACTGCGGCAAGGGCATTGGTCTGGTCGTGTCTAACGGCGGCAAGATTCACGATTTTGAAGGGCTGGACAAATCGACCAAACCCATGCCTCCGTATCTGGCTGTGAACACCACGGCCGGCACGGCCTCGGAAATGACCCGCTTTTGTATCATCACCGACACCTCGCGCAAGGTGAAGATGGCCATTGTGGACTGGCGGGTGGCCCCGGGCGTGGCCATCGACGATCCGAACCTGATGGTCGGCATGCCTCCGGCCCTGACCGCCGCCACGGGCATGGACGCGCTGACCCATGCCGTGGAAGCCTACGTGTCCACCATGGCTACGCCCATGACCGACGCCTGCGCCCAGAAGGCCATCGAGATCATCTCGGAATTTCTGCGCAAGGCCGTGGCCAACGGAACGGACATAGAAGCCCGTGAAGCCATGTGTTTCGCACAGTTTCTGGCAGGCATGGCCTTCAACAACGCAAGCCTCGGCTACGTGCACGCCATGGCGCACCAGCTTGGCGGCTTCTATGATCTGCCGCACGGCGAGTGCAACGCCATCCTGCTGCCGCATGTCTCCAGGGCCAACATGAACGCCAAGATGGAGCGTTACGCGGCCATCGCGAAATTCATGGGCCGCTACACGGACGGCATGTCCTTCCGCGTGGCCGCCGAAAAATGCTTCCAGGGCATCGAGCAGCTTGCCAAGGACATCGGCATCCCCGAGGGGCTGGTGGCTCTCGGCAAGAAATATGGCAAGGACGTACGCAAGGAAGATATCCCGGTCATGACGGCCAACGCCCAGAAGGACGCCTGTGCTCTGACCAATCCGCGCAAGATGAACGATGCTGATGTGGCGGCCATTTACGAGGCGGCCATGTAG
- a CDS encoding TOBE domain-containing protein, whose protein sequence is MKTSARNMFVGQISSIRQGMVVCEVELTTSSGLKIVSAITKESLETLGLAQGKTVTATVKAPWVVLVKDGKDVKTSARNRFCGKISAISKGMVAVEVVVDLPDGTKVTSLITDGSATSMDLKVGDEICALVKAFSVILTVE, encoded by the coding sequence ATGAAAACATCCGCCCGCAACATGTTCGTCGGTCAGATCAGCTCCATCCGTCAGGGCATGGTAGTGTGCGAAGTGGAACTGACCACGTCCTCCGGCCTCAAAATCGTTTCGGCCATCACTAAGGAAAGCCTCGAAACGCTGGGCCTGGCCCAGGGCAAGACCGTCACGGCCACGGTCAAGGCTCCGTGGGTAGTCCTGGTCAAGGACGGCAAGGACGTTAAAACCAGCGCACGGAACAGGTTCTGCGGCAAGATTTCCGCCATCAGCAAGGGCATGGTCGCCGTGGAAGTCGTGGTGGATCTGCCCGACGGTACCAAGGTCACATCCCTCATCACCGACGGCTCGGCCACATCGATGGATCTCAAGGTCGGCGACGAGATCTGCGCCCTGGTCAAGGCCTTTTCCGTCATCCTGACGGTGGAATAA